The stretch of DNA ATAATTCTATCTTTAAAGCCGGCCCGACCGCTATGCCGACCTAGAACCATCCTGTTTGAATGGATTCCTACCGATTCGGGAGTCATGATTTCGTAGGTCTCGCGATTTTTTAAAACCCCGTCTTGGTGAATTCCGGATTCGTGCGCAAACGCATTCGCGCCGACAACCGCTTTATTCGGTTGTACGACCATACCGGTTATGGTCTTTACCAAGTAGGAAGCTTTTGCAATTTCTTCGGTATGAATCCGAGTCTGGACTCCGAATGTATCCTTACGGGTGCGAAGGGACATGATCACTTCTTCCATAGCGGTGTTTCCGGCCCGTTCCCCGATTCCGTTTACGGTGCATTCTACCTGCCGGGCCCCGTTTCGAATTGCAGAAAGACTATTTGCAGTCGCCAATCCTAAATCGTTATGACAATGGGCGGAAAAAATTGCCTTTTCCGATCCCCTTACTTTCTGAATCAGAAATTGGAATAGTTCTCCGTATTCATATGGAGTCGTATAGCCGACCGTATCGGGAATATTAATCGTGGTCGCACCGGCCTCGATCACCGCTTCACAGAGTTCCCGTAAGAATTCATGTTCGGAGCGGGTGGCATCCTCGGGGGAAAACTCGATATCCTCCACAAAATCTTTGCAAATTCTTACCGCTTCGACGGCCATCTTTAAAACTTCGGAAGGATCTTTTCCGAGTTTGAATTTCATGTGAATGGGAGAGGATGCTATGAATGTATGGATCCGTTGTTTTTTAGCGGGTCGAATCGCTTTTGCCGCAGCTTCAATGTCTCCGCGCATGGCGCGGGCTAGTGCCGCGATGACCGGACCTTCTACTTCCCTGGAGATTCTTTCCACTGCTTGGAACTGGACTGGAGAAGAGACAGGAAAGCCGGCTTCGATCACATCTATATTCATATGAGCTAAATGAAGTGCGATTTCGATCTTCTCGTTTTCGCTCATTGCAGCCCCGGGACATTGCTCCCCGTCTCTTAAAGTTGTATCAAAGATGCGTACGTAATCCAGATTAGGGTTCATGCCATTCTCGTTTCCTGGTTCCAAAATTCTCTTCCAAAGCCATCCGTAAACCTATTTACTCGACTGCGGATTGCCTTAAATCCCCGTAAATTAGACAATGGTACCTATGAATTCGCCGCAATTCTATGCTTCCAGTCTTCGAGCCACCGATTGCGTGGAGGCCTCTTCCTTATATGCCGAGCTTTTTCAGGGAGAGATCCTTCAGGCAAAGCTAGGGCACGCAGAAGTACTATTTTCAAAGAATCATAGGGTCGTATTTAGCCGCGAAACGGACGAATGTCCGGTTTCGACCGGCACCTTAATCTGGAAGATTTCTCGGGCTCAGTATTCGGAATTTTCGTCCAATTTGCGTAAACGGAGTTTTTTACTGGAAGCGGACCTACACGCGTACGTCTCTTTTTTGGATCCCTGGGGAAATCGAATCTGGTTGGTAGCTGAAGACAGATGACTGAGGACAGAAGACATGGGACGAATGCGTTCGCTTTCAGAGGACAGAGGTCAGAAGACAGACGCGCTCGCTTTGCTCACGCTAGACAGTAGCTACTAGATGTTGGAAAGGCAGCAGAGGTAGACGAAAGACCCCCTGTAACACAAGAATCCTTCTCTAGTACGTGAAAACCATGCTCACCAATGTTCTGTCTTCAGTCCTCTGAAAGTTGGAAAAGTAATAGAGGTAGAGGAAAGATCTACCTATAATACAAGAATCTTTCCCTGGTACATGGAAATTCCGCTCATCAATGTTCTGTCCTCAGTCCTCTGTCTTCTGTCACCCCGGGAAGGGCTGGGAGTCTTCTCGACCTTCTTTCAACGCATGCTCCGCCATTTTATGCGCCTCCTCTCCGAGATACTTCTCTATGATTGCGTGAGAAAGATAAATAATCGGAGTGATACCGATTGCGATCGCCATTTTATACACGAAGTTCGTAGAAGAGATTGAGTTTAGGACGCCGAACTCGTATTGTCCCCAATACGCCACGAAAATAACGACATAAGAATCCAATAATTGAGAGACTATCGTAGAGCCGGTCGCTCGGAGCCAAATAAACCGGTTTTTAGTTCTTTTGCGAATCAAATGAAAGATTTGTATGTCGATTAGCTGTCCGATAAGATAGGCGATCACAGATCCCGCGATTACCTGTCCGGTATTCGTAAAAACGGTATGAAAGGAATGGTCGTCTACGGGAGAATTCCCGACTGCCGGTATATTCATATCGATTTGAAGAAGAAAATAGGCGAGGACGATCATCAGCATCCCGACAAGCGTCAGATAACGAACCCCCCTCCGTCCATAATATTCGTTCAAGAGGTCGGTTACGATAAATGTGACCGGAAACGGAATCACCCCGATAGTCATCGTATATCCTAGGGCTTGGATCCACTTTGATCCGGTTACTTCCGCCAGTAAAAGAAAGGTGAGGAATAGGGCGCTCAGTACAAAATAAAGTTTAAAAGGCCGATGGAATTGCATCGAAGGAAATTTTTTCCGAATTTTCTAGCTGTCAATCAAAGAAAGGCGTTCCGTCGGACAAAGATTTGACATTTGGACTTGCAAAGAATCACTGGAAAGCAGTCGGTGCTTTACTTTTTGCCTCCGCGATTCGATATATACATAGAGCTCAAATGAAATCTTACGAAGAAGAACCCACACCGGAAGGACTTAGTCGTCCTGTTCCTTTCCCTCCGAAAAAAACTCCCGTTTGGCAAACCGCGTTTGTAAGCGTAGCCTGGCTCTGTCTTTCGGGCGTTTCTTTTTATTTAGGATTGCAGGCGCTAAAAACCAAACCGTCCGGATCGGAAGTCTCCAAATCCGTCCTAGCTTCGGAAAGTTCGCAAATACAACTCGCTAATCCGAGTTTGAAGTCCCCTGTGGGGCCGGGGACCTGGGAATCCTTGAGCAAATGGTGGAATTCGACGGATTTTTTCCCGACGGAGACCTCTAACTCGGAAAGTCAAAATTCGGACGGGAAACCGACGTTGCCTGCGAACGATGACGATGTTTCGTTCCGCGCTTCCACATGGTTTTCCGACTACGAGGCTATGAAAAAGACCGTTCATTTATACAATGAAATTCATCCTTTTATTTACGGGTTTAAAGGGAGAGAAGCCAATAACGGAGATTTATATTCACTCTGGGGAGCCTCCCAAAAACATACTCGAGTCGCCGAACTCCGCAGTCTGAATCCGAGAGTGAAAATCATACCTACGATTTTTCGCTGGGAAAATAAGAACGAGAAAATTTCCGAGAATATCGGCCTAAACGGTAGAAGCGATATTCGTGATAAACATATTCAGAATATATTGTACGAAGTCGATACCTACGGTTTTGACGGGATCGATATCGATTATGAAGGAATGTCCTGTGAGAAGAAGGAAAAATTCGAAGAATTCATCGTTTTGCTGTCCAATGAAATTCACAAGCGTGGAAAAATTCTCTCCGTTGCCGTACATCCGAAAACTGCCGCTAAAAAAAGCGGTCTGAAAGCGTGTAAGGGTCTGAAAGAGAAAATTAAAATGGATTTCGCCGAGAATTGGCGGGGACCTATGACTCACGACTATGAATTCCTCGCGAAACATGCAGATCGAATTAAAGTCATGGCCTACGAGCTTCATCCCCGTAAATATAGAAATCCGGGTCCGGGCCCTCAAGCGCCCAACGTTTGGATTCGAAATATCATCGAGTACGCGAAAGAAAGAGTTCCATCTAAAAAACTTTATATGGCGATTCCGACATACGGATATGATTGGGCTTTGAATTGTAACTCCAAAATTAAATCCGTTTACTGGTCCGACGCGTTAAAGCGCCAGCAACTAGGAGTCACTCATCAACCTACGAATATCGATCAGGTTATGGCTGCTAATAAGAATTCGGGAACTTGGACGAATCTCTCGAAATTCAGTTGGGTTCACGAAGGAAAAACGTATGAAGATCCGAGTATTTGGTATAAATCGGAAGGGTGCGATAGGGTGGCGTTCTTCATGAATCGTAAAGCCTTCGAAGAGAAAATGACTCTATTACGTTCCTATGATATTGGAGGATTTTCTTTTTGGCAACTTTTATCGGATAACGATCCCGGTATCAGTACTTATTTGGAATTATTAGTAACCAATAAACTTCCTCCGGTACCTAAAGTCCAAACCAAACCTAAGAACCCGGAAGTTAAACAATCTCCGCCCGAGGAAGCACAGGATCAGGAAGAAGCAAAAAACACCCAGGAACTTGTCAAAAAGTAAATACACAACTTTTACGGAGGATCCTTCCTTGGCGGCCAAGGTTTTACGCCAGGGCGGGGTCGTTCTGTTTCCCACCGAAACAGTCTACGGACTGGGGGCAGATTCCAGGAATCTTTCCGCCTGCCTCGAAATTTATAAAATTAAAAATCGCCCCGCCGACAATCCTCTCATCGTTCATCTTGCTAACCCGGAACTGATTGCCGAGATTGCCGAGATCACCGGAGACGGATCTCGAATAATCGAGGAATTTATGCCGGGGCCGATTACGATTATTCTACGGAAAAAAGATAATTTCGTTTATTCGACCGGTTTAAGTACCATCGCAGTTCGTGTTCCGTCCCACAAATTGTGTCATGCTATGCTAACCGCTTTTGGTGGACCGGTTTCCGCGCCTTCAGCCAATCTTTCCGGAAGGCCTTCGATCACCCGATACGAGGATGCAGTCGCTGAGTTTGACGGGTTCGTGGATTTAATCCTCCAAGGTGAGGAACCAACGATCGGCTTGGAATCGACCGTCGTCGATCTTTCGGTTGATCCTCCCAGACTGCTTCGTCCAGGCCTGTACGGCATCGAAGAACTGAGTCTGATCATACCGAATTTGACATTGGAGGATGACTCGACTTCGGCACGGCCGATTAGTCCTGGATTAAAGTACAAACACTACGCTCCCGAGTGCGAAGTTTATTTTGTCCAATCGAATCCTATGCCAGAACCGAATTCGGCTGCGATCGGTATCGGAATCGATACCGACGGATGGGCGTTTGCCGTTCAGCTGAACGATAACTTCGGGTATATGAGAGAATTATATTCCTTCTTCCGGGACTGCGATAAGAGAGGAATTCGCAGGGCGTATTGTTTTCCCCCGGCAAACGAAGCCGGGAGAGAGGCTCTATTGAATCGAATTAAAAAGGCTTCGGAAGGTTCCCGAAATTAGTTCCTAGAGATTTCGGACGCGGTTTCCGAAAAATAAAGAATTTCTTGTTTTTTTAATAGATTCTTCGATTTGGACGAAGAGTCAAAATGATCTAGAGCCGTAAAAGAAAGACTCGGCTTCATTTCCTGAATCAAGTCC from Leptospira inadai serovar Lyme str. 10 encodes:
- a CDS encoding queuosine precursor transporter; the protein is MQFHRPFKLYFVLSALFLTFLLLAEVTGSKWIQALGYTMTIGVIPFPVTFIVTDLLNEYYGRRGVRYLTLVGMLMIVLAYFLLQIDMNIPAVGNSPVDDHSFHTVFTNTGQVIAGSVIAYLIGQLIDIQIFHLIRKRTKNRFIWLRATGSTIVSQLLDSYVVIFVAYWGQYEFGVLNSISSTNFVYKMAIAIGITPIIYLSHAIIEKYLGEEAHKMAEHALKEGREDSQPFPG
- a CDS encoding L-threonylcarbamoyladenylate synthase, with translation MSKSKYTTFTEDPSLAAKVLRQGGVVLFPTETVYGLGADSRNLSACLEIYKIKNRPADNPLIVHLANPELIAEIAEITGDGSRIIEEFMPGPITIILRKKDNFVYSTGLSTIAVRVPSHKLCHAMLTAFGGPVSAPSANLSGRPSITRYEDAVAEFDGFVDLILQGEEPTIGLESTVVDLSVDPPRLLRPGLYGIEELSLIIPNLTLEDDSTSARPISPGLKYKHYAPECEVYFVQSNPMPEPNSAAIGIGIDTDGWAFAVQLNDNFGYMRELYSFFRDCDKRGIRRAYCFPPANEAGREALLNRIKKASEGSRN
- a CDS encoding 2-isopropylmalate synthase; protein product: MNPNLDYVRIFDTTLRDGEQCPGAAMSENEKIEIALHLAHMNIDVIEAGFPVSSPVQFQAVERISREVEGPVIAALARAMRGDIEAAAKAIRPAKKQRIHTFIASSPIHMKFKLGKDPSEVLKMAVEAVRICKDFVEDIEFSPEDATRSEHEFLRELCEAVIEAGATTINIPDTVGYTTPYEYGELFQFLIQKVRGSEKAIFSAHCHNDLGLATANSLSAIRNGARQVECTVNGIGERAGNTAMEEVIMSLRTRKDTFGVQTRIHTEEIAKASYLVKTITGMVVQPNKAVVGANAFAHESGIHQDGVLKNRETYEIMTPESVGIHSNRMVLGRHSGRAGFKDRIIRLGFDPQADELEAAYLRFLEIADRKKEVFDEDIRALFADESRKSSEDRYVLESFHVTTGTKSTPTASIRLSIRGNSKEESATGDGPVDCIFKAIQKATVSDAQLSRLVISPVTEGQDALAEASVTLERHGERVVGKGSSTDIIEACSQAYISALNRFSIS
- a CDS encoding glycosyl hydrolase family 18 protein encodes the protein MKSYEEEPTPEGLSRPVPFPPKKTPVWQTAFVSVAWLCLSGVSFYLGLQALKTKPSGSEVSKSVLASESSQIQLANPSLKSPVGPGTWESLSKWWNSTDFFPTETSNSESQNSDGKPTLPANDDDVSFRASTWFSDYEAMKKTVHLYNEIHPFIYGFKGREANNGDLYSLWGASQKHTRVAELRSLNPRVKIIPTIFRWENKNEKISENIGLNGRSDIRDKHIQNILYEVDTYGFDGIDIDYEGMSCEKKEKFEEFIVLLSNEIHKRGKILSVAVHPKTAAKKSGLKACKGLKEKIKMDFAENWRGPMTHDYEFLAKHADRIKVMAYELHPRKYRNPGPGPQAPNVWIRNIIEYAKERVPSKKLYMAIPTYGYDWALNCNSKIKSVYWSDALKRQQLGVTHQPTNIDQVMAANKNSGTWTNLSKFSWVHEGKTYEDPSIWYKSEGCDRVAFFMNRKAFEEKMTLLRSYDIGGFSFWQLLSDNDPGISTYLELLVTNKLPPVPKVQTKPKNPEVKQSPPEEAQDQEEAKNTQELVKK